The Arvicola amphibius chromosome 5, mArvAmp1.2, whole genome shotgun sequence genome contains the following window.
GGTCGTTCATGCATAAAACCCGTGGCGAAACCGTGCAGTGAGGTCTGTGAGCATTTTTGCGTCAAGCACAACCCCAACAAGCCAGACGACTTCACCTGTATGTGCGAGACCGGCTACAAGTTGGCGGCCGACCAAGAGAAGTGCGAGGACGTAGATGACTGTGCACAGGAGCCCAACCCATGCCCGCAGGTCTGTGTCAACACCAAGGGCGGCTTTGAATGTCGCTGCTTTGATGGCTTTGAGTTGGTGGATGGAGAGTGCGTGGAGCCTTTGGATCCGTGCTACGGATCTGACTGCGAGTATCAGTGCCAGCCAGTGAACGACACCGAGTACCGTTGTATCTGTGCTGAGGGCTTCGCACCCAAACCCGAGGATCCGCACAGGTGCGAAATGTTCTGCAATGCTAGTTCCTGTCCGGCAGACTGTGACCCTAACACCCCTGACTTTTGCCTCTGCCCTGAAGGTTTCATCCTAGACGAAGGCTATATATGCGTGGACATTGACGAGTGCAGTCAAGGCGAATGCTTCCACAACGAGTGTCGAAATCTTCCCGGCTCCTATGAGTGCATCTGTGGGCCCGACACGGCCCTTGCTGGTCAGGTTAGCAAGGACTGTGACCCCCCGAGGCCTGCTTCTGAATTCGAGGAAGGCGGCTCTGGAGAATCCTCAGTCAGTCCGACACCAGGTTCTCCAACAGATCCGCCGTCCACAAAGCCAGTGCATTCTGGTGTGCTCATTGGCATCTCCATCGCCAGCTTATCCCTGGTGGTGGCGCTTTTGGCGCTTCTCTGTCACCTGCGCAAGAAGCAGGGAGCTGCGCGCGCAGAGCTGGAGTACAAGTGCGCATCGCCAGCCAAGGAGGTAGTACTGCAGCATGTGAGAACTGATCGGACGCTGCAGAAGTTCTGAGGGACTTCGCCCCAGAGACCCAGGTTGCCTTATTCTTTCTTGGTTCAgtacctcttttctctctctcaggccTCATAGCTGTGCTCTCTGACAATTTAAAAGCATCCTGGCTGACATGATAACCCGAGAAGACCCTGCCCCATCCTCATGAGAAGCAGGGGTGGCGAGGACTTGAAGCAGGAGAGCCCAGCTTCTTCCAAGTTGATAATGAACAACTGGGCGGAGGTGGCAAATACACAGTGACAATCAGACTGCAGAGTGCCCCAGCCCTCACCTTAGGGTGCAGGATGTGTTGGGGCTGCTAATCTTAAACCTTTAGGCAAACCTTGACCCCACCGGCTGGAGATGAcccagatatttatttttttttaaatgcattttcttccCTTCGGCTTTTCCCTGCCTGGAACTCTCCGGTCTTTCtgttcctccatcccttcccctccccttcacactttccctttttcccttttctcctcccccaaacCTGATCTTACTTTGCTTTTATCCTTCTTTACagacaaaattctttttttttttttacagacaaAATTCTTAcgtgaaacaacaacaacaaaaaaaaagaaacactaaaagcagaagctcccccccccaccccacactggCTTTGGAAATTTAGTCAGAAAATTTAGGTTTCCAGAGCAAAATAATTTCAATGAAAGTTAAAATGCTATAGCTAAACACTAACTATATATTAGTATGCTCAGATATCACAGAAATCAAActcaaggtgtttttttttaaatttcatctttgTTGTTGAAACagtgagcttgttttcttttaattgttgctgttgttttcatttaGAATGACAAAAGGTAAttatcatttaagtgttttacaCAGTTTCTATAGTGTTACTAATTTTTGACAGTGTTGAAAATGTTTAGACGAGTTTTGGTCCAACGTTTTGATGTTGCAATAGGGTCACTGCCATCTTCACATATATTGGGCCACATTCATAGCTGTCCTGGGATGTATGTGGCCCTTAGGCTAGACATAGCTGAGATTGACAGACGGAAGCATCTTCCAGCAAAGTTTTGAGTTATATGCTTTGTGCCTACTTGTCTCTCAACTGCTCTTGCCACTTAAGGTCTCAAATAAAAGCAGTGGCTGCTTAAGGAGACAAGAGAGCTTGTGAATGCAGCCTGGAGGGTGCCTAGATAGGGCCTTGTCTTAATGAAGCTCTTGGACAATATCTTCTACTAAAGAGGGACCTTTTATCCCTGGCCACTAGCCTGTGCACAAGGATTGGGACCTTCCTAGGGAGTTGGCTCGAACTGCAAAATCCTAAGCACACCACCTCACCCCTCCCCCTTTACAAGAAGCTGCATTTTAACAAGGGTTTCCAACTTTCTGGAGAACATTAAATGTCAGTTAATAATAAGTAGCAGGTTATGCTAGACCATTTATTATCAAGAAACTGAGGAATTTTTCACTGCATAGCTTTGCTTTCTGGCTAAAAAAAATATGACTAGGTACACACCTCTAGATATTACCACACAGGGTCCAGAAGGATTTTGATTTAACTAAGCTAGGAACAAAGGCATATGTCAGTGTTAGGAACAAATGTATCATATGTATATCTTTTGTAAGGAAAggtttttctttactgttttgtaAGCTCAGCACATTTGtacatagttatttatttattggagttTAGCTAGAACACAGGCAAAGCCTTTGCTTATGATGTCACATGTACAAAATAAACAGATTACAATGAGCTTTTGGATGtctcttgtccttccttcctcccccaggtCCCTCATTTTATGCCTTATTTTATTCACACAAACAATGCAGACTCCAGGAGGTATACGAGAGGCTGGACTGCACCCTGTCACCTGCTCACGGCACAGTCTCTGACTTTAAATATCGTCCAAAAGCAAGTTATTGCCCATGTAGAAGGAGTTGATGTTATCTCTGTACAGGCggatattcattttttatttgtgtagccGCAACAACTTTATACAGGATGTCTCATGTCTATGTTCTAGACACTCTAGGATCTGAGACATCTTTAGCTTCCCAGCTGAGTGTTTTTCTGCTCATGCTTCCACATTGCCTGTTTGGTTCTCTGACATGGAAAACTCGAGATTATCATGAAGGAGCTATCGTGCAAATTCATGTATGGCTTCTGATTGCCAAGGTCATTTCTTCTGGTATGAACTGATCCTTGTCACTGTTGGTAATGACAGGTTGTCTCACTGTGACACTGATCACTAGGGCCCTTTTGGTGGAAAGGTGTAGCTATCTGAATTTCACATGCTGGAATAGGAAAATTTTTATGAGGCAAACacgaggggaaaaaaaaacagataagtAAGATATTCAGATAATTTTATCATCCAGGTAAGGGCAGAGATTCTCAGTGTCAACCTGTGCTGTTACTGTGGGaaggcagagtgtgtgtgtgtgtgtgtgtgtgtgtgttgggggtatggctgcatgcatatatattcacCCCTGAAGGCACTTGTACAGGTCAGAAGTCAACATCAGGATGTCTTCCTAAATTGCCtgtattttatttactcatttttattgagacaggaccTGTCATTGAATCTGGATCTCACTGACTTCGGGTAGATGACTCCCACAGGA
Protein-coding sequences here:
- the Thbd gene encoding thrombomodulin — encoded protein: MLGVLLLGVLAPAGLGISALTQLRSRGSQCVEHECFALFQDRLDFLNASRACESLQGHLMTVRSSVAADVISLLLSEDGAMNSHPWIGLKLPQGCGDPGHLDPLRGFQWVTGDNQTSYSRWALPSDQAAPLCGPLCVTVSTATNAAPGEPAWEEQLCETEAEGFLCEFHFTTSCRPLAVDPRDLEAAHISSTYNTPFGVRGADFQTLPVGSSVEVEPLGLELVCKAQSGTSEGHWSREATGAWNCNVENGGCEYLCNQSTGEPRCHCPMDTNLQDDGRSCIKPVAKPCSEVCEHFCVKHNPNKPDDFTCMCETGYKLAADQEKCEDVDDCAQEPNPCPQVCVNTKGGFECRCFDGFELVDGECVEPLDPCYGSDCEYQCQPVNDTEYRCICAEGFAPKPEDPHRCEMFCNASSCPADCDPNTPDFCLCPEGFILDEGYICVDIDECSQGECFHNECRNLPGSYECICGPDTALAGQVSKDCDPPRPASEFEEGGSGESSVSPTPGSPTDPPSTKPVHSGVLIGISIASLSLVVALLALLCHLRKKQGAARAELEYKCASPAKEVVLQHVRTDRTLQKF